GTGACAGTGTGAATTTGGCTATTTCAATGCACAACGCAAGGAAAATAGCTCTAATTTGAGTGGGTTTTcatgatgcatttcatttgattgCAACCACACATTCCTCTGGTGGATTTAAAGCCTTAGGCCTTCCTGTAACGTCAACATTACTGGGGAAACTGACCTTAGATCATTCCCTGCAGGGCAACATAGCCTATTAGGAAGTTGGTGAGTAACACCGCTCCAGGGATTTAGAGATGCTCACCCATCCTCATTGACCTCTGTAGGCTTCCAGGACACATCCTGCTGCAGTGGTATACAGAAGCTCTTGCTGGAAAGCACCATGGGGCAGCCTGCCGTTACTCCTCGACATGTAGACGTGTCTCGAGAGCTGATGAGCCTCAATGGATTTTCTCGAGTGCTGCTCTCTACTGTGCATGAGTCACACAGTGTATCAGGGAATGGGGGCAAAAGGAATCTTAGGGATTATTATTCTGATTCATGCAGAGCTGTGGTTCAGGCTTAACAGAATCCCTATATGGGGTTAAAGCAATGGGTAAATGTAGATGTGGTGTCATAAAGCAGAAATGTACTatggtaaaatataaataaataaacacgtTTATCCAAGATGTAACCTGCAAAAATTCCATCGTTCAGCCGCATGTTGATATTGTTTTCAAGTGAATGGGTGAGACAAAAGCAAAGCTGTTCTGTGGGGAAGAATGTTCCAGCGTTGTAACAAAGAATAAAGTGGGTGGCTCGCAGAGATTATATCACAGATCCcagatacatacatacacacaatcTTGAGTACTGCGATATATAAAAGCTTGTGGGTGAAGCCACATTCTGAAACTGTGAACCACCGTTTCTGAGATGAGAGGCCTCTGTGTGAAAAATGCATTTCCATGTTGCGGGGGTTTATTCAGGCAGAGAGCGAGAAACACAAATTTAGAAtagtgcatgtttgtgtgagtgtgttagtTTGCTGCTACCGCCTGCAAGCAGGGGAATAAAGGTTAAATGGAACACTTTTGTCAGTGTCTTGTGTCCAGCTGCAAGCATTCCTTTCACCGCCCCGGATTCGTATATGGAATTGCACAATCTTGCTGTCACACCCCCTAGTAATCTAGGAAGAACAATGAATAATGAACCTCATCCAACCTTCTCTTTGTAATATATTACGGGGGCACAATTCTGCAAGACAGGGATTTGTTAAACGCGATGCATCTGAAGCTCACAGCCTTGTGCCAGCTTAGAAAATAATTCTATGGCCAAGACTTTTTATCCCACACTTTGCAAAAATATGGAATACAATCCCATATCACAGCAAAGATAATACCTtgcttttacatattttaaaaatgcatataaGCATTTTTTTCTCAAGGATTGCACCGATTGTTGTCATCACATTCTTACTCATTATGTTTTCGTTTTGCCATGTATTTCATGCTCTTATTTTACAGGCTTATTTTTAATGCATCATTATATGAAATcataatgcatgtttttgttgtatttgttgcaAGTTTTACTTACATATCCTGGCAGTGCAACAGCCATCACTGAATGAAATcagtaacacattttataacataattttctgcattatttgttttcatgtcatAGCCTAACACCTTATTGGTGTGAATGCAAATGCACATCAGTATTGCGTTactgtgtgctgttgtgtgagtgggATCCCCCTTGCTTTCCCTTGAATGACATTTcaggaggaaacacatttgTAACACAGCACGTACAGTAGCTATACCCTCACCCCCCTCCATCCAATTTACCAGCGTGCGACGCATTTAGATTTCTGGGGGTGTAGCCACACTATGGTTCTCACATGACTGCACTGCATATTATAACTCAGTTTGTGAGCCAATGAGGTTACGATGTGGGAGTGACGTCAGGGGGCGGGTAGGTgctttcgtgtgtgtgtgtgtgtgtgtgtgtgtgtgtgtgtgtgtgtgtgtgtgtgtgtgtgtgtgtgtgtgtgtgtgcgtgcgcacGCGCGCGTGTGTGTAGAAGCCCCCCTCCgccaggcaggcaggcagctcTCTCACTCTGTACAGGCGcagtgtgtgaagtgtgtgctGCTCCGCTGGGCTACCTCCGCACTGAATGGACTAGATTCCCAGCCACGTAAGAACACAGCAGCAACACGGGAGAGAGGATGTCCTGCTGAACCAAGGGATAGGCCTGGGAAAGTTGGCCGGCCGTCCCTTCCTTCCTCACAGCAAGCTTACAGCAGCAGACAGTCAACACAGACGACACTTTTCTTCCATTGGACTAGAcccagagaaagagagaggacgTCGACTCCCGCACACAAAGAGCTACAGTTTTTTTTCCGGATGGGGTTTTTCTCCTTCTGTGATAGGTGACAATTGCCGTGCATGAATATGGTCCTGGATAACAAGGCCGTGCACTGACCTGGTACTAGTTAGCCAAGGAAGCTAACCAGTTAGCTCTGCACCTGCTAGCCATCATTTGTCTGTCAAATTGCGGGTAAATACAGCACCTATATATAGCTTGCAATACTTGCGTTGTATTGTTGCTTGTGCATTTTTTCCCGTGCCTCAAAGCTGtatccaacacattgtttccGTTTTATAAACGTGCCATACCATTAACCGGCAAGATAAGCTAGCAAACAAGCTGTGGGGTAACTTAGCACCCTTCATTCATTGTAAAAGCTGACTTTGGTAGCCTTTGTTGCAGTCTCGTCGTGCCTGCTAGCACTGCTAGTGCTTGTGCAAAGGGTTTACAGTCGACTTGGGACAGTTGCTCTGTCATTTTAGCCCGGCCTTATCTCTTGAATGGAAAACAAAGGAGGACAAATGAACAGTTGAACTCTGCAAAAATAATATACTGacctctttttttgttgtgcgAAAACCAACCGGCTTTGCCTGTTGCTAGTCTGCAACGTCCCCCAACAACAAGgagcaattacattttaaagtgtattcAAGATTTACTGAAGTATCTCCAGATTTGTGTTATTGCACTGAGTTTACAGCAGAGTGGTGCCCTACTCGAGGAGGAGAAGAACAAGGAGGAGGAAGGCCCCCGAATTTGTGGAGGTATCAAACTTATTCCTCATGAACATACAGAGGTCAAATCCAATTAACATTTCACGTTATGGGAGATCGCGGCATAAATCGCATGATTTCGAAGATTTGACTTGCTTAAGGACTACAGAGTCGCACCAGAGTTTCAGTCCTAACCTCGGGTCCCCCAGCCCGCCGGAGACCCCGGACTCCTCGCACTGTATCTCCCGCATCGGGGACTACCTTTTGTTGGAGCCACTGGAGGGAGACCACGTTTTCAGAGCCGCCCACCTGCACAGCGGGGAAGAGCTCGTATGTAAGGTTAGTAAGCAACATGGTTGACGTATCCTACCAAAATAGTCCCAGAGTATTTTTAGTACCGTTTCCGATTGTTCAAGCAGGGTGTTGcaattcagaaaaacaacattttcagcaCAAAACCAAGTGTTCCTACAGGTTTCCCCCTTTTGCATTCATTGCAACATTGTCTTTATTTCAATATATAGCCCCCAATTGTAATGAACATACTCTGCAGAAAAATGTCTTAGTTGGTGTCGATGGATTTGCTATTGCAGCAAGTCCACACCCTGAACTTTTTAATAATTGCTTGCATTGTAAATAGAGAGCTGGCAGAGCAGCCTAATGGAAAAAGTGAATGGGGCGAGCTGCGTGGTTTGGATTGCATGATGTAACGTTGACAAAGGAGTGAGTAACCACGCACACACTCTTCTCCGTGCTATTCTCGCTTACCCATGGCGTCTCTTTTATAGTGCAATGCTGTAATCGTATTGTTTCACCCTTGGTTTTATATTCGGTGGTTGAGCATAGTCTATTGCACATATATTAGTGGGATTGTAATCTTTTGAGGACAGCTGTGCTGAGAGAAAAGCACACAGTGTTAGAGAACTTTGCAAGTTCAGCCAGCTGCTGTGACATTGGCTCTGGCATTGACCCTCtaacaataagaaataaacCACTTTTCCGTCAAGGTTAAGGACAACATTGAAGCTTGTCCTCCCACATTTATAGCCCATATTGACTTTGGTGTATTACTGATTATGAGGGCGATTATAAGGGCAGTGGGGTTGTCCCTGAGGTACATTCCGGCTTAAGCAGGCTTAAGTGAATTGAGACGATGGTTACATGCACCATTGGACTCATAAGGTATGACATATCCAATAACCCGTACCTTTTGACTTGACATACTGTTTCGTCATGGCAATAACAAATTAATGGCCTTTGGCACAGCCTGTGAGCTAACTGCCTTTTGACCTCATCTCCCTTACAATACAGCAGCGATCAATCCCCACATCAAGGATTGATCTCTCCTTCCAAGCTGGGAGCCCAGGTCACAGCTTCAGACCTTGAGAGCTGTGGGGTGTATTTTATATTGAGTGTGAGCAGAGGAGCAGTATCACCTGAACTGGTTGTGCTGAGAGTCAATGGGGGGTTACCATGGAAACAAAAGAGACACTGCAACCCCCTGGCTGCAGAACAATACCATTCACTAACATGATGCTTTCACTTTGCCTCTGTGCAACCTGACGCCCTCTGCTAAAACAGTAAACACAAGTTTTGCATCCCCCAAATCTGGTAAATACACCACAAAAAGGACCACCTAACGAGTCTGTAGCACCCTACACTAAACTGCAAACAATCTTTGCTATGTATAAATGGCTTCCTGTCTTACATTTGCAGGTTTTTGACATTGGCCGATACCAGGAGTCACTGGCGGCCTACTTTGCCCTGGGCCAGCACCAGCACATCAACCAAATCCTGGAGATCTTGCTCGGGGAGACTCGAGCCTATGTGTTCTTCGAGAGAAGCTATGGCGACATGCACTCTTTCGTCCGCACCTGCAAGAAGTTGCGAGAGGACGAAGCTGCCAGACTGTTCTATCAGATAGCCTCGGCTGTGGCACATTGCCACGACAACGGACTGGTCCTCCGCGACCTCAAACTGAGGAAGTTTGTCTTCAAGAATGAGGACAGGTGAGTTCGGCAGAAACCGTATTCTCCGTTGTACATCGACCACCCACTGTGTACATTGACATCGTTTCTTGCCTAACATGTTGTATGTGATGTAACTGCATAATGTAACCGTGTCAGTATTATCTGTGCTATGTCTCCGCTTACACAGAGGGTACTGTAAACTGAGACCATACAAGACTTGCATGCCTCTCCCAGATGTTATGCAGAGTACAGGAAACATAAGCCCTTTGTGTGTCTAGGAGCTATTTTCGTAGGTTAAGTAGTGAATGACACATGTACATTATATGTGGCATGTGGGATCACACTTTGGAGGATAATAGCAATGCAACAAGGACAGATCGGTTAGCACGACTGGCTTTTTTTTGCTTGACAGTCGACCAATTAAAGCAAGCTTTTCCCACTGCTGCACTCCTGTACTCACCTGCAGGAGAAATCTGTAGAATCACACTTTCACAACACAAGTCTACTGACCTCTGGTGGCAGCATTTGAAAACAACATGCCTGGAATTTAAATTCCAGGCATCTGTTGCCACAGCAACCTGAGATTTTATTaactttatactttttgaaatTTTAGTAGATATTTCTCAGactttgttttactgtgttAGTTCTAAGGCTACAGTTTCTTAGGGGAACTTCTTCAAAGTCAGTTCTGAGCCATGGCTGAGGCACAGACTACACTTGATGCCCTCTATTTTAATTTGTGACGTCATACTTTGGCACTAACTGTGGAAAAAGGAAGTTGAGCTGTCTCACATATTCAGTCCAATGACCTTGAATGTCACAACCAGACTGCTCATGAGCAGAGCTGGGGTGCCAGACTCTCCCCCACCCATCAAATGATTGATGCTGGGTGAATATTAAGAGTGATAGTGCAGGGCAGTATTGAGTCACATTTACTATATGGCCTGTCAAGAATCCTCTTACACCTTTTCAGACCTCCTGGCTCAGTGAACCTTTTCAGAGACTGAAGATCACTCTGGCTTGAACCTAAGTGTGTGCCAAAAAAAACGATAGTGAATGcaaggagaaggaaaggaaCAAGCCCAGACGTATAATGATACCTGAGCATGCTCCTTCAGGGTGTCTTAGCTTCCTGACTCGAATTTGCTATACCGCTGTTGGCCTTTGACCAAACCGCAGCCTGTTTAAAGGGCATCGTTCAAAGGTTGGAATCCAATACGGCTACTGAAACAGGCACTGTTGGTGCGCTTCTCCTACAGCAAGCTTAGGAGATATATTACCATAAGCATGCATTCAGCTCgcttaaataaagacaataagCTACTCTTAAAAgtctttctttgtatttctaAGCCCTctaaactaattaaatgtttGCACATATCCTCAATATGAGTGTTTATATGCTGTATTTAAAGAAGCACATTGCTCTTGGTattgaagaagaagacgaagacatacttttattaatccattacagggaaattgcttttctctactctgttatgttgacacacattaaacacacagaggatatacatgcacaaacacagaggaaatacatgcacacacaaccacatgcagaggagaggtggcaaagcagagaggcagccaggtacccggcgccaagggagccgatagaggttaggtgccttgctcaagggcacctcggcagtggcctaggaggagaactggcacctctccagctaccagctcactccatatttttttttggtccaatcgggacgtgaaccggcgacccttcgggcccaagaccaagtccctactgactgagccactgccgcccaaATTGCAGAGGAACAATGGGCCTTTGGCACAAGGAAACAAAAGGATGTTCCTGATTACAAAATGTGAAACGGCATATTAATGAAAGCAAATTTTTACTGCCAATGAACCAGTGTGTGGGCTAATGTGAAGGTGCATGCACGTCTCGCAGATGGCAACACTTTGTTGAATATGTCAGAGCCAGTGCTTGTTGGTTTCCATTCTTCTAGTTGCTCCCAGTCGATACTATCACACATGCTGCCTCTTTGTCTGTCATGTCTCATGGACCTCACACACAGATGGCAGCGTTTGCTCAGCCCCACAAGTGTCTCTTACCATGAACgtggaacattttttttgcctGTGCCTCTTCATATTCTACAGTCACACCTCTTCTGAACAACCAGCCATTATTATCCTCACTCAAGGGTATCATAGCTCTATTGTGGGGTTTGGAGAAGAGCACAAATAGATGCTATTTATGAGTGGGAAGagcaggagaaaataaaatccacattGTCAGATCCTTGACGCTCTGAGCCAAACTGTTCAATGCGTGCATCTTAAGATGATTGGTCACCcgtaattgtttttcttctgaattgTGGAGGTCTTTTAGAAAGCCCATTTGTACGTCAATGCTTTATGCATGGGCTTTTATCTGAGTGACGGGAAATGTCAAACTTAAGCCCTGAGCATTATGTGCTCTATTTTCTCTGATATCCAAGAGCAATGGATATAAAACTACTAAGATGCCCATCAGAGCAAATTACCCCCACTtgagtgtgttttgtattgcattttttgttAGTTGGCATCCAAAAGATTAAACCTTTGGTGATAATTATCTCTGAATAACATTCAGATTAACAGATCATTGTGTGTCTATTCTTGTTGTACGCCATATCCTTATGTTTTTCTGCGTTTTCCTTGTGTGTTTCCAGAAGCCTTGTGAAGCTGGAGAGCCTTGAGGACACTTATATCCTGGACGGTCATGATGACTCCCTGTCAGACAAACATGGCTGCCCTGCCTATGTCAGTCCCGAGATCCTCAACGCCAACGGCAGCTATTCGGGAAAGGCAGCTGACGTCTGGAGCCTTGGCGTCATGCTTTACACCATCCTTGTGGGGCGCTACCCTTTCCACGACGTTGAGCCCGGCTCTCTGTTCAGCAAAATCCGCAGGGGCCACTTCAACATCCCCGAAACGCTCACACCCAAGGCCAAGTGCCTGATCCGCTCCATCCTCCGCAGGGAACCCGCAGAGCGCCTCACCTCTCGGGAGATCTTGGAGCACCCTTGGTTCACCTCCTCTGGAGCACTAGGGGGCCCCGCAGTTCCCGGCAGAGGAGAGCGGGAGCAGGAGCAGATGGTGCCTGAGGTGAACATGGAACAGGAGCTGGAGCAGTTCTTCAGCTGAGCAAGAAACACCAAGCACAAATGGGACGACTCCGCCACGGCCGGCTTGCCACGCTCACAGCAGAGCCAAAAAAAACAGTAGTTTAGAGATTAATAGATGAGCATTTGTCACTCGTAATAAAGGTGTTTCCAtcctgtttccctttttccaCCA
The sequence above is drawn from the Eleginops maclovinus isolate JMC-PN-2008 ecotype Puerto Natales chromosome 15, JC_Emac_rtc_rv5, whole genome shotgun sequence genome and encodes:
- the trib2 gene encoding tribbles homolog 2, giving the protein MNIQRSNPINISRYGRSRHKSHDFEDLTCLRTTESHQSFSPNLGSPSPPETPDSSHCISRIGDYLLLEPLEGDHVFRAAHLHSGEELVCKVFDIGRYQESLAAYFALGQHQHINQILEILLGETRAYVFFERSYGDMHSFVRTCKKLREDEAARLFYQIASAVAHCHDNGLVLRDLKLRKFVFKNEDRSLVKLESLEDTYILDGHDDSLSDKHGCPAYVSPEILNANGSYSGKAADVWSLGVMLYTILVGRYPFHDVEPGSLFSKIRRGHFNIPETLTPKAKCLIRSILRREPAERLTSREILEHPWFTSSGALGGPAVPGRGEREQEQMVPEVNMEQELEQFFS